In a single window of the Amycolatopsis sp. cg5 genome:
- a CDS encoding ROK family protein, translated as MRAMNQRAVLDFLRRSGPATRPQAVVDTGLSKPTVGFVLKALEAAGLVRSAGTITTLAGRTAPLYEADPGAGYVLGIDVGQNYVRAAVSDLGRTIVARRDEPNRAFTGTELVAVVARIAADTIADAGLTPAEIMVRVIGSPGVVDPVNRCFRHSPNLPGWDHAGLLDELEGAFGAEVLVENDANLAAVGEWESGAARGTSVFGCLTVGADAGLGLMVNGRVFRGATGAAGEINYLPHEEDRPLHQRLAYTVASVAAVVDPELIVLAGRMGPDGDLLLESVERSLRSLTPYQPTVVEGELGADGVLVGAISVGVRAAEDLVFERWVAEN; from the coding sequence ATGCGGGCCATGAACCAGCGTGCGGTGCTGGACTTCCTGCGCCGCAGCGGGCCCGCGACCCGGCCACAGGCGGTGGTCGACACGGGACTGTCCAAACCGACCGTCGGGTTCGTCCTCAAGGCGCTCGAAGCGGCCGGGCTGGTCCGGTCGGCCGGGACGATCACCACGCTCGCCGGGCGCACGGCGCCGCTCTACGAAGCCGACCCCGGCGCGGGCTACGTGCTGGGCATCGACGTCGGGCAGAACTACGTCCGCGCCGCCGTCTCCGACCTCGGCCGCACGATCGTCGCCCGCCGCGACGAGCCGAACCGGGCGTTCACCGGCACCGAGCTGGTGGCCGTGGTCGCCCGCATCGCGGCCGACACGATCGCCGACGCCGGCCTCACCCCCGCCGAGATCATGGTCAGGGTGATCGGCTCCCCGGGAGTCGTCGACCCGGTCAACCGCTGCTTCCGGCACTCGCCGAACCTGCCGGGCTGGGACCACGCCGGCCTGCTCGATGAGCTCGAAGGCGCGTTCGGCGCCGAGGTGCTGGTCGAGAACGACGCGAACCTGGCCGCGGTCGGCGAATGGGAGAGCGGTGCGGCACGGGGCACCTCGGTGTTCGGGTGCCTCACCGTCGGCGCCGACGCCGGGCTCGGCCTGATGGTCAACGGCCGGGTCTTCCGCGGCGCGACCGGCGCGGCGGGCGAGATCAACTACCTGCCGCACGAAGAGGACCGTCCGCTGCACCAGCGGCTGGCGTACACCGTCGCGTCCGTGGCCGCGGTCGTCGACCCGGAGCTGATCGTGCTCGCGGGCCGGATGGGTCCGGACGGTGACCTGCTGCTCGAGTCGGTCGAACGCTCGCTGCGCTCGCTGACGCCGTACCAGCCGACCGTCGTCGAGGGCGAACTCGGCGCCGACGGCGTCCTGGTCGGCGCGATCAGCGTCGGGGTGCGGGCGGCCGAGGACCTGGTGTTCGAGCGCTGGGTCGCTGAGAACTAG
- a CDS encoding M4 family metallopeptidase, giving the protein MKLRRPGVLAAAGVLAAAIATTSAAQAAQPPAAAQTADAMALSAAQSLVAAKPAALHAGTDDVFVQHNVISSTNGLKYIPYERTYKGLPVVGGDFVVATNSTGQVVGTSVAQDVAINLPTTTPKLTAAQAEAVARKQLSTVDNVAGAQLVTYALGSSPALAWKSTVVGKDAEGPSKLDVVVDAATGAVLHTQEHVMNGDGNSAYNGPAVHLDTTHSGSTYSMKDPAIANTSCQDAANNTTFSGPDDAWGNGNATSRETGCVDALFAAQTENKMLSQWLGRNGFNGNGGGWPIRVGLNDLNAYYDGSQIQIGHNQSNQWIGSLDVVAHEHGHGIDDNTPGGISGAGTQEFVADVFGTSTEWFANESSPYDVPDFLIGETINLVGSGPIRNMYNPSALGHKNCYDSQIPNTEVHAAAGPGNHWFYLLAEGTNPTNGQPTSTTCNNTSITGLGVQSALKIFYNAMLIKTSGASYLKYRTWTLTAAKNLFPGSCTEFNTVKAAWDAVSVPAQSGDPTCSANGTVTVSNPGNQSTVTGTAVNLPLSASGGTAPYSWTATGLPAGLSINASTGTISGTATTAGTSNVTVTAKDAANKTGTASFSWTVGTSNPTCSGQKLTNGGFESGSTGWTASSGVIGANAPDQPAHGGTQNAWMDGYGRSHTDTLAQSVAIPAGCHATLTFYLHIDTNETGSTVYDKLTVAGGSSTLASYSNVNAAAGYVLKTIDVSSFAGQTLALKFTAVEDASLQTSFVVDDAAVTLS; this is encoded by the coding sequence GTGAAATTGAGACGTCCTGGCGTACTCGCCGCGGCCGGCGTGCTGGCGGCAGCCATCGCGACGACTTCGGCGGCACAGGCAGCCCAGCCACCCGCAGCGGCCCAAACGGCCGACGCGATGGCACTGTCCGCCGCACAGAGCCTGGTCGCGGCGAAACCCGCCGCGCTCCATGCCGGCACCGATGATGTTTTCGTCCAGCACAACGTGATCTCCTCCACCAACGGACTGAAGTACATCCCCTACGAGCGGACCTACAAGGGTCTTCCGGTCGTCGGCGGCGACTTCGTGGTGGCGACGAACTCGACCGGTCAGGTCGTGGGCACCTCGGTCGCCCAGGACGTGGCCATCAACCTGCCGACCACCACGCCGAAGCTGACCGCCGCGCAGGCCGAGGCCGTCGCGCGCAAGCAGCTGTCCACTGTGGACAATGTGGCCGGCGCGCAGCTCGTCACCTACGCGCTCGGCAGCTCCCCCGCGCTCGCCTGGAAGAGCACGGTCGTCGGCAAGGACGCCGAAGGCCCCAGCAAGCTCGACGTCGTGGTCGACGCCGCCACCGGCGCCGTGCTGCACACCCAGGAACACGTCATGAACGGTGACGGCAACAGCGCCTACAACGGCCCCGCCGTGCACCTCGACACCACGCACTCGGGTAGCACCTACTCGATGAAAGACCCGGCGATCGCCAACACCAGCTGCCAGGACGCCGCGAACAACACCACGTTCAGCGGACCGGACGACGCCTGGGGCAACGGCAATGCCACCAGCCGCGAGACCGGCTGCGTCGACGCGCTGTTCGCCGCGCAGACCGAGAACAAGATGCTCTCGCAGTGGCTCGGCCGCAACGGCTTCAACGGCAACGGCGGCGGCTGGCCGATCCGCGTCGGCCTGAACGACCTCAACGCCTACTACGACGGCAGCCAGATCCAGATCGGGCACAACCAGTCCAACCAGTGGATCGGCTCGCTCGACGTCGTCGCCCACGAGCACGGCCACGGCATCGACGACAACACCCCCGGCGGCATCTCCGGCGCGGGCACCCAGGAGTTCGTCGCCGACGTCTTCGGCACCTCGACCGAGTGGTTCGCCAACGAGTCGTCGCCCTACGACGTGCCGGACTTCCTGATCGGCGAGACGATCAACCTCGTCGGCTCCGGCCCGATCCGCAACATGTACAACCCGTCGGCGCTGGGCCACAAGAACTGCTACGACAGCCAGATCCCCAACACCGAGGTGCACGCGGCCGCGGGCCCCGGCAACCACTGGTTCTACCTGCTCGCCGAGGGCACCAACCCGACCAACGGCCAGCCGACCAGCACCACCTGCAACAACACCTCGATCACCGGTCTGGGTGTGCAGAGCGCGCTGAAGATCTTCTACAACGCGATGCTGATCAAGACCAGCGGCGCCTCGTACCTGAAGTACCGCACCTGGACGCTGACCGCGGCGAAGAACCTCTTCCCCGGCAGCTGCACCGAGTTCAACACCGTCAAGGCCGCGTGGGACGCCGTCAGCGTTCCGGCCCAGTCGGGTGACCCGACGTGCTCCGCCAACGGCACCGTCACCGTCTCGAACCCGGGCAACCAGTCCACCGTGACCGGCACCGCCGTCAACCTGCCCCTCTCGGCCAGCGGCGGCACCGCGCCGTACAGCTGGACCGCGACCGGGCTGCCCGCCGGCCTGTCGATCAACGCCTCGACCGGCACCATCTCGGGCACCGCGACCACCGCGGGCACCTCGAACGTCACGGTGACCGCCAAGGACGCGGCGAACAAGACCGGCACGGCCTCGTTCTCCTGGACCGTCGGCACCTCGAACCCGACCTGCAGCGGCCAGAAGCTGACCAACGGCGGCTTCGAATCCGGCAGCACCGGCTGGACCGCGAGCAGCGGCGTCATCGGCGCCAACGCTCCCGACCAGCCCGCGCACGGCGGCACCCAGAACGCCTGGATGGACGGCTACGGCCGTAGCCACACCGACACGCTCGCCCAGTCGGTCGCCATCCCGGCCGGTTGCCACGCGACGCTGACGTTCTACCTGCACATCGACACCAACGAGACGGGCAGCACGGTCTACGACAAGCTGACCGTCGCGGGCGGTTCGTCGACGCTGGCGAGCTACTCCAACGTCAACGCCGCCGCCGGGTACGTCCTCAAGACGATCGACGTCTCGTCGTTCGCCGGACAGACCCTCGCGCTGAAGTTCACCGCGGTGGAGGACGCTTCCCTCCAGACCTCGTTCGTCGTCGACGACGCGGCCGTGACCCTCAGCTGA
- a CDS encoding erythromycin esterase family protein, translating to MAHTRRKVLAAVLAASLLAPAAAQAAPADRQRDPVQALEQMAHPLWSTEPGRFTGDLRALGEMIGEAKVVGLGEATHGSHEFFAMKERVFRYLVEHKGFTAFALEMSWSAGLKIDEYLQTGVGDVREVAAKNLAGSPWDREEFVSLLKWMRAYNQAHPGRTVHFVGDDVGAPAVDDEFFERITGFVRREHPEALPKLTELYAGLRPLDAFTYVRKPVAERRQLAGKARQALELISGMRDASVEQNARFIAQTAEFLTIDPEDKATLPEFMRLRDRVMAQNVEWWQRRFGGKVLVSAHNNHVAYLSSDYPVHPETQGSFLRTAFGKDYLPIGFTFDRGSFLSTNQAVGGGDWEKFTVGAAAPDTAEATLDRVGYEDFYLDVRTASARARAWLDAPHPTKSIGTQYPVPLEDVKLAKSFDIVIHLHDVRAAAKRS from the coding sequence ATGGCACACACACGGAGAAAAGTCCTCGCGGCGGTACTGGCGGCGTCACTGCTCGCGCCCGCGGCCGCGCAGGCGGCACCGGCCGATCGGCAGCGCGATCCCGTCCAGGCGCTAGAGCAAATGGCCCATCCATTGTGGTCGACCGAACCTGGCCGGTTCACCGGCGATCTCCGTGCGCTGGGCGAGATGATCGGCGAGGCGAAGGTGGTCGGGCTCGGCGAGGCGACGCACGGCTCGCACGAGTTCTTCGCCATGAAGGAGCGGGTGTTCCGGTACCTGGTCGAGCACAAGGGGTTCACCGCCTTCGCGCTGGAGATGAGCTGGTCGGCCGGGCTGAAGATCGACGAGTACCTCCAGACGGGGGTGGGCGACGTCCGTGAGGTCGCCGCCAAGAACCTGGCGGGCAGCCCTTGGGACCGCGAGGAATTCGTGAGCCTGCTGAAGTGGATGCGCGCGTACAACCAGGCTCACCCCGGCCGCACCGTGCACTTCGTCGGCGACGACGTCGGCGCGCCCGCGGTGGACGACGAATTCTTCGAGCGGATCACCGGATTCGTGCGCCGCGAGCATCCGGAAGCGCTGCCGAAGCTGACCGAGCTTTACGCCGGACTGCGCCCGCTGGACGCGTTCACGTACGTGCGCAAGCCGGTCGCGGAACGGCGGCAGCTCGCGGGCAAGGCGAGGCAAGCACTCGAGCTGATCAGCGGTATGCGCGACGCATCGGTCGAGCAGAACGCGCGCTTCATCGCCCAGACGGCCGAATTCCTCACCATCGACCCGGAAGACAAGGCCACGCTGCCGGAGTTCATGCGGCTGCGCGACCGCGTGATGGCGCAGAACGTCGAGTGGTGGCAGCGGCGGTTCGGCGGCAAGGTCCTGGTTTCGGCGCACAACAACCACGTCGCCTACCTGTCGAGCGACTACCCGGTGCATCCGGAGACGCAGGGGTCGTTCCTGCGTACCGCCTTCGGCAAGGACTATCTCCCCATCGGCTTCACCTTCGACCGCGGCTCGTTCCTGTCGACGAACCAGGCGGTCGGCGGCGGCGACTGGGAGAAGTTCACGGTGGGCGCCGCCGCGCCGGACACAGCGGAGGCCACCCTCGACCGGGTCGGCTACGAGGACTTCTACCTCGACGTCCGCACCGCGTCCGCGCGGGCGCGGGCCTGGCTGGACGCGCCCCACCCGACCAAGTCCATCGGCACCCAGTACCCGGTCCCGCTCGAAGACGTCAAGCTGGCCAAGTCGTTCGACATCGTGATCCACCTCCACGACGTGCGGGCCGCCGCCAAGCGCTCGTGA
- a CDS encoding amidohydrolase family protein — MGTLLRGGRVLDPATGFDGVADVLIEGGKVAAVGTGLTGPPGTVVIDVSGLVVGPGFVDLHSHVHSIAGQRLQAMDGVTTALDLEAGLMPIERAYAEAAAAGRPLNYGFSASWGAARGQVLAGIMPDAQIDSGLDILGNPQWQRSSSPKELAEWLSLLEGELAAGALGIGILMGYAPLSEPAEFLAVARLAARAGAPTFTHVRELIEVDPATPVDGSEEIIAAAGETGAAMHHCHVNSTSGHHVERVLKSLDRARREGSRVTVEAYPYGAGSTAIGAAFLEPERLRMKGLRASSVLMLESGERIADEARLLELRRADPGAPCILEFLDERDPRENGMLRQALAYPDAIVASDAMPVFWPDGSQESTKWPLPPGGTTHPRTAGTFSKALRLMVRETGAWTWLEAFRRCSYLPARVLDDVAPAARGKGRLDVGADADLVVLDPAKITDTATYTDSTRPSTGVQHLFVGGVPVISQGEMLTDSYTGSALRGEPR; from the coding sequence ATGGGGACACTTCTGCGTGGTGGCCGGGTCCTCGACCCGGCCACCGGCTTCGACGGCGTGGCCGATGTGCTGATCGAAGGCGGCAAGGTGGCCGCGGTCGGCACCGGGCTGACCGGGCCGCCGGGGACCGTTGTCATCGATGTCAGCGGGCTGGTGGTCGGGCCGGGTTTCGTGGACCTGCACAGCCACGTGCACTCGATCGCCGGTCAGCGGCTGCAGGCGATGGACGGGGTGACGACGGCGCTCGACCTCGAGGCGGGGCTGATGCCGATCGAGCGCGCCTACGCCGAGGCCGCCGCGGCGGGCAGGCCGTTGAACTACGGGTTCTCCGCGTCCTGGGGCGCGGCGCGGGGGCAGGTGCTGGCCGGGATCATGCCGGACGCGCAGATCGACAGCGGGCTCGACATCCTCGGAAACCCGCAGTGGCAACGGTCTTCGTCTCCCAAGGAGCTTGCCGAGTGGCTGTCCCTTTTGGAGGGTGAACTCGCCGCGGGCGCGCTGGGCATCGGGATTCTGATGGGCTACGCGCCGCTGTCCGAGCCCGCGGAGTTCCTCGCGGTCGCGCGACTCGCCGCGCGGGCGGGCGCGCCGACGTTCACCCACGTGCGCGAGCTGATCGAGGTCGACCCCGCGACGCCCGTCGACGGGTCGGAGGAGATCATCGCCGCCGCGGGCGAGACCGGCGCCGCGATGCACCACTGTCACGTCAACAGCACCTCGGGGCATCACGTCGAGCGTGTGCTGAAATCGCTGGACCGCGCGCGCCGCGAGGGCTCGCGGGTGACCGTCGAGGCTTATCCGTACGGCGCGGGTAGCACCGCGATCGGCGCCGCGTTCCTGGAGCCGGAACGGTTGCGGATGAAGGGACTTCGCGCGTCGAGCGTGCTCATGCTCGAATCCGGCGAGCGCATCGCGGACGAGGCGCGCTTGCTTGAGTTGCGTCGTGCCGACCCAGGCGCGCCGTGCATCCTCGAGTTCCTCGACGAACGTGATCCACGCGAGAACGGGATGCTGCGCCAGGCTTTGGCGTACCCGGACGCGATCGTCGCCAGCGACGCGATGCCGGTCTTCTGGCCGGACGGCAGCCAGGAAAGCACCAAATGGCCGCTGCCGCCAGGCGGGACAACGCATCCGCGCACGGCAGGGACGTTCTCGAAGGCGTTGCGCTTGATGGTGCGCGAAACCGGCGCGTGGACGTGGCTGGAGGCGTTCCGCCGCTGTTCCTACCTGCCCGCGCGGGTACTCGACGACGTGGCGCCCGCCGCACGGGGCAAGGGGCGGCTCGACGTCGGCGCGGACGCGGACCTCGTCGTGCTCGACCCCGCGAAGATCACCGACACCGCCACCTACACCGACTCGACGCGACCGTCCACGGGCGTGCAGCACCTGTTCGTCGGCGGAGTTCCCGTTATCTCCCAAGGAGAAATGCTCACCGACTCGTACACGGGCAGCGCGCTGCGGGGTGAGCCGCGATGA
- a CDS encoding M20 family metallopeptidase: MLEDIETLVRCESPSSDHAAVARSADVVAALGRRLLGVEPERIVTDGVTHLRWRFGGDPRVLLLGHHDTVWPVGALETHPFDVTDGVLRGPGCFDMKAGVVMALHAAAAQPDRSGLSILITGDEEVGSPTSRALIEEEAWGCEAVFVLEASADGGALKCHRKGTSLYWIEVDGRAAHAGLEPEKGRNAGIEIAHQILAVSQLGNAERGTTVVPTALTAGTTMNTVPAAARVSVDVRAWDKAEQERVDAAIRELRPVLDGTQVRIVGGINRAPLETESSQALFDLACVLAKELGLAPLTSAAVGGASDGNFTAGMGIPTLDGLGAVGGGAHADHEHVLVEELPRRTALLTELVKTVLAQGNPYAATNSAGDSGAAQR; the protein is encoded by the coding sequence ATGCTCGAAGACATCGAGACCTTGGTGCGGTGCGAGTCGCCGTCGTCGGACCACGCGGCCGTCGCGCGCAGCGCCGACGTCGTGGCCGCGCTCGGACGGCGGCTGCTGGGCGTCGAGCCGGAGCGCATCGTCACCGATGGCGTCACGCATCTGCGCTGGCGGTTCGGCGGCGACCCGCGGGTCCTGCTGCTCGGGCACCACGACACGGTGTGGCCGGTCGGTGCGCTCGAAACGCATCCGTTCGACGTGACCGACGGCGTGCTGCGCGGGCCCGGCTGTTTCGACATGAAGGCCGGGGTCGTGATGGCGTTGCACGCCGCCGCGGCGCAACCCGACCGCTCCGGCCTGTCGATCCTCATCACCGGTGACGAGGAGGTCGGCTCGCCGACGTCCCGCGCGCTCATCGAAGAGGAGGCGTGGGGCTGCGAAGCCGTTTTCGTGCTGGAAGCCTCCGCGGACGGAGGCGCGCTGAAATGCCATCGCAAAGGCACTTCCCTGTACTGGATCGAGGTCGACGGGCGCGCCGCGCACGCCGGGCTCGAACCGGAGAAGGGCCGCAACGCCGGCATCGAGATCGCGCACCAGATCCTCGCCGTGTCCCAGCTCGGAAACGCCGAGCGGGGCACGACCGTCGTGCCGACCGCGTTGACCGCGGGCACGACCATGAACACCGTCCCGGCGGCCGCGCGCGTGTCGGTCGACGTCCGCGCGTGGGACAAGGCCGAGCAGGAGCGGGTCGACGCCGCGATCAGGGAACTGCGGCCGGTGCTCGACGGCACTCAGGTCCGGATCGTCGGTGGGATCAACCGGGCGCCGCTGGAAACCGAGTCGTCGCAGGCGTTGTTCGACCTGGCCTGCGTACTGGCGAAGGAATTGGGCTTGGCACCACTCACTTCGGCCGCGGTCGGCGGTGCGTCGGACGGTAATTTCACCGCAGGAATGGGGATTCCGACGCTCGACGGGCTCGGCGCCGTCGGCGGTGGCGCGCACGCCGACCACGAGCACGTGCTCGTCGAGGAGCTGCCGCGCCGGACCGCGTTGCTCACCGAGCTGGTGAAAACCGTGCTGGCTCAGGGGAATCCGTACGCGGCGACGAACTCGGCCGGTGATTCTGGTGCGGCACAACGGTGA
- a CDS encoding GNAT family N-acetyltransferase: protein MNAPEQAADTAAAASGVTVRALSEVPELAAVCGLFESIWQREEPGAGPVTPELLRAMVASGNYVSGAFDNGELLGACFGFFGSPAKSALHSHIAGVSSKGMGRGLGFALKLHQRAWALGQGVDSISWTFDPLIRRNAYFNLTKLAADPAVYLPNFYGKMRDTINGTGDTDRLMVTWDLLSEPVRAAASGEPRQVLPAGEAVLLADADGRPVLTPSDAPLVLAGVPADIEAVRRADPALGSAWRVALREVLHGLMADGAKVVGFDRAGWYVVSKEQS from the coding sequence ATGAACGCGCCGGAGCAGGCGGCGGACACCGCGGCCGCCGCTTCGGGAGTGACCGTCCGCGCGCTGTCCGAGGTGCCCGAGCTGGCCGCCGTGTGCGGGTTGTTCGAGTCGATCTGGCAGCGGGAGGAGCCCGGCGCCGGGCCGGTGACCCCGGAACTCCTGCGCGCCATGGTCGCGTCGGGCAACTACGTTTCGGGCGCCTTCGACAACGGCGAACTGCTCGGTGCCTGCTTCGGGTTCTTCGGCAGCCCGGCGAAAAGCGCGCTGCACAGCCACATCGCGGGTGTTTCGTCGAAGGGAATGGGCCGGGGGCTCGGATTCGCGCTCAAGCTGCACCAGCGGGCCTGGGCGCTGGGGCAGGGCGTCGACTCGATCTCGTGGACGTTCGATCCGCTGATCCGGCGCAACGCCTACTTCAACCTGACCAAGCTCGCCGCCGATCCGGCCGTCTACCTGCCGAACTTCTACGGCAAGATGCGCGACACCATCAACGGGACCGGTGACACCGACCGGCTGATGGTCACCTGGGACCTGCTGTCCGAGCCGGTGCGCGCGGCGGCGTCCGGCGAGCCCCGTCAGGTGCTGCCCGCCGGTGAAGCGGTGCTGCTGGCCGACGCGGACGGCCGCCCGGTGCTCACCCCGTCCGACGCGCCGCTGGTGCTCGCCGGGGTGCCCGCGGACATCGAGGCGGTGCGGCGGGCCGACCCGGCGCTGGGGAGCGCGTGGCGCGTGGCGCTGCGTGAGGTGTTGCACGGCCTGATGGCGGACGGCGCCAAGGTCGTCGGATTCGATCGTGCCGGCTGGTACGTGGTCTCGAAGGAGCAGTCGTGA
- the menC gene encoding o-succinylbenzoate synthase, whose amino-acid sequence MKLSGVEVLRVSMPLVAPFRTSFGSQDARDILLLRAVTPSGEGWGECGAMGAPVYSSEYTDGVEHVLEHFLVPALLGAGELTANKVAPLLAKFKGHRMAKSVLEMAVLDAELRAHDLSFGAALGSTKDRVPCGVSVGIMDSIPQLLDVVGGYLDAGYLRIKLKIEPGWDVEPVRAVRERFGDDILLQVDANTAYTLADAAQLAKLDPFNLLLLEQPLEEEDVHGHAELAKHIRTPICLDESVVDARSAADAIRLGACRVVNIKPSRVGGYLEAKRVHDVCAANGIPVWCGGMIETGLGRAANVALASLPGFTMPGDTSASERFYRQDITEPFVLDEGHLAVPTGPGLGVSPIPERLAEVTTRKKWLSS is encoded by the coding sequence GTGAAACTGTCCGGTGTGGAAGTACTGCGCGTCAGCATGCCTTTGGTGGCGCCGTTCCGTACCTCGTTCGGCTCGCAGGACGCGCGGGACATCCTGCTGCTGCGCGCGGTGACGCCGTCGGGGGAGGGCTGGGGCGAGTGCGGCGCGATGGGCGCGCCGGTCTACTCGTCGGAGTACACCGACGGCGTCGAGCACGTGCTCGAACACTTCCTGGTGCCCGCGCTGCTGGGCGCCGGTGAGCTCACCGCGAACAAGGTCGCGCCGCTGCTCGCCAAGTTCAAGGGCCACCGGATGGCCAAGAGCGTGCTGGAAATGGCCGTGCTCGACGCGGAACTGCGCGCGCACGACCTGTCCTTCGGCGCCGCGCTGGGGTCTACAAAGGACCGCGTGCCGTGTGGCGTCTCGGTCGGGATCATGGACTCGATCCCGCAGCTGCTCGACGTCGTCGGCGGCTATCTCGACGCCGGGTACCTCCGTATCAAGCTGAAGATCGAGCCTGGCTGGGACGTCGAGCCGGTGCGCGCGGTCCGTGAGCGTTTCGGTGACGACATCCTGTTGCAGGTCGACGCGAACACCGCGTACACGCTCGCCGACGCCGCGCAGCTGGCCAAGCTTGACCCGTTCAACCTGCTGCTGCTGGAACAGCCGCTCGAAGAGGAGGACGTGCACGGCCACGCCGAGCTGGCCAAGCACATCCGCACCCCGATCTGCCTCGACGAGTCCGTTGTGGACGCCCGCTCGGCGGCCGACGCGATCCGGCTCGGCGCCTGCCGGGTGGTCAACATCAAGCCCAGCCGGGTCGGCGGCTACCTGGAGGCCAAGCGGGTGCACGACGTCTGCGCGGCGAACGGCATCCCGGTCTGGTGCGGCGGGATGATCGAGACCGGGCTGGGCCGCGCGGCCAACGTCGCGCTCGCCTCGCTGCCCGGCTTCACCATGCCGGGCGACACCTCGGCGTCCGAGCGCTTCTACCGCCAGGACATCACCGAGCCGTTCGTGCTCGACGAGGGCCACCTCGCGGTGCCGACCGGGCCCGGCTTGGGCGTCTCACCGATCCCGGAGCGTCTCGCCGAGGTGACCACCCGAAAGAAGTGGCTGAGTTCGTAG
- a CDS encoding PucR family transcriptional regulator, producing MVLTPVPGKIHTSLARVLEDLGDVLLEPVAGVRGSASVGGVVIHDPLDTSEFPARAIVLGVGVRSPEEVTEILRACGTKGAAALVIRLPFEPVAEVRRAAERSGVALLGLANGASWAQLAALLRTLLAEGDVGGDTQTLGGIPSGDLFALANAIASLLDAPVTIEDPSSRVLAFSGRQEEADEGRIETILGRQVPELYTRGLERTGVFDRLYRGLEPVYVDPDEQDFEMAVPRVALAVRAGDEILGSIWAAVPGPLSELRTQAMIDAGKLVALHMLRMRAGADVERRLRAELVGTALEGGTAAPEAIARLGLLGQPAIVLAMGLAGIGDDDVRRVADRQRIADALAMHLSAVQPRSAVALVGDVAYAIVPMPVTDCRERSVRLASTFLERTGRRVTAAIGIGPLAPDGPGLRRSRDGADRALRVLLTNGGSRRVATVEDVHVDALMLELADLAAARGDVAAGPVARLLDYDARHQSQLVHTLRCWLDAFGDVVTASAMAFVHPNTFRYRLRRLAEVGEIDLDDPGQRFAAMLQLRLLPQAGAEPLPGADET from the coding sequence ATGGTGCTGACACCGGTGCCGGGAAAGATCCACACCAGCCTGGCGCGCGTCCTCGAGGACCTCGGGGACGTGCTGCTGGAGCCTGTCGCGGGGGTGCGCGGGTCCGCGAGCGTCGGCGGCGTGGTGATCCACGACCCGCTGGACACCTCGGAGTTCCCCGCCCGCGCGATCGTGCTCGGCGTCGGCGTCCGCTCACCCGAGGAGGTGACGGAAATCCTGCGCGCCTGCGGCACGAAAGGCGCCGCCGCGCTGGTCATCCGCCTCCCGTTCGAGCCTGTGGCGGAGGTGCGCCGGGCCGCCGAAAGGTCAGGCGTCGCACTGCTCGGCCTCGCGAACGGCGCGTCGTGGGCTCAGCTCGCGGCCCTGTTGCGCACCCTGCTGGCCGAGGGCGACGTCGGCGGCGACACCCAGACACTCGGCGGCATCCCGTCCGGTGACTTGTTCGCGCTGGCCAACGCCATCGCGTCACTCCTCGACGCGCCCGTCACCATCGAGGACCCGTCGTCCCGCGTGCTCGCCTTCTCCGGCCGCCAGGAGGAGGCCGACGAAGGCCGGATCGAGACGATCCTCGGCCGCCAAGTTCCCGAGCTGTACACCCGGGGCTTGGAGCGCACCGGGGTGTTCGACCGGCTGTACCGGGGACTGGAGCCGGTCTACGTCGACCCGGACGAGCAGGACTTCGAGATGGCGGTGCCCCGCGTCGCGCTCGCGGTCCGCGCGGGCGACGAGATACTCGGCTCGATCTGGGCCGCGGTCCCGGGACCGCTGAGCGAGCTGCGCACTCAGGCAATGATCGATGCGGGCAAGCTCGTCGCGTTGCACATGCTGCGCATGCGCGCCGGCGCCGACGTCGAGCGCAGGCTGCGCGCCGAGCTGGTCGGCACCGCGCTGGAAGGCGGAACCGCGGCGCCCGAGGCGATCGCCCGTCTCGGCCTGCTCGGCCAGCCCGCGATCGTGCTCGCGATGGGCCTGGCCGGAATCGGCGACGACGACGTCCGCCGCGTCGCCGACCGCCAGCGGATCGCGGACGCGCTCGCCATGCACCTGAGCGCGGTCCAGCCGCGGTCCGCGGTCGCGCTGGTCGGGGACGTCGCGTACGCCATCGTCCCGATGCCGGTGACCGACTGCCGCGAACGCTCCGTCCGCCTCGCTTCGACGTTCCTGGAACGGACCGGCCGCCGCGTGACGGCCGCGATCGGCATCGGCCCGCTGGCCCCCGACGGCCCGGGACTGCGGCGGTCCCGCGACGGGGCCGACCGCGCTCTGCGAGTGCTGCTGACCAATGGCGGGTCGCGCCGGGTGGCGACGGTCGAGGACGTCCACGTCGACGCGTTGATGCTGGAGCTCGCTGATTTGGCGGCCGCGCGCGGAGATGTCGCGGCGGGCCCGGTCGCGCGGCTGCTGGATTACGACGCGCGGCATCAGTCGCAGCTCGTGCACACGCTGCGGTGCTGGCTGGATGCCTTCGGGGATGTGGTGACGGCGTCGGCGATGGCTTTCGTGCACCCGAACACGTTCCGGTACCGGCTGCGGCGGCTGGCCGAGGTCGGGGAGATCGACCTGGACGACCCAGGGCAGCGGTTCGCCGCGATGCTCCAGCTGCGCCTGCTTCCCCAAGCCGGGGCGGAACCCCTGCCCGGGGCAGACGAGACTTAG